From one Peptoniphilaceae bacterium AMB_02 genomic stretch:
- a CDS encoding YlbF family regulator has product MNIYDKAHELARELKNSEEFQEYKKLNAEVMQNEKHKEMIEDFRAKVIDFQLKNYGKDDQNPEELEKIQTLQNALMMNSEISKFLIAELRFSQMFEDINKIIVESIKLDE; this is encoded by the coding sequence ATGAATATATATGATAAGGCTCATGAGCTGGCACGTGAACTTAAAAATTCGGAAGAGTTTCAAGAATATAAAAAATTAAATGCTGAAGTTATGCAAAATGAAAAGCATAAGGAAATGATTGAGGACTTTAGGGCAAAAGTTATAGATTTTCAATTAAAGAACTATGGTAAAGATGATCAAAATCCTGAAGAACTTGAGAAAATTCAAACTCTTCAAAATGCATTGATGATGAACTCGGAAATCTCAAAGTTTTTAATAGCTGAACTTAGATTTTCTCAAATGTTTGAAGACATAAATAAAATCATAGTTGAATCAATAAAATTGGACGAATAA
- a CDS encoding O-methyltransferase produces MTGICEPYIVDYLRGLYSDQDPFLLSLEEYAARYEVPIIERESLALLELMVNLKNPKRILEIGTAIGYSTIAMAKISSNVIIDTIDIDEENLSVAQLNIAEAGYDNRIFLHYGDASDVLDNLKEKYDMVFIDAAKSHYREYFDKCLNLVNDNALIISDNVLFKGLIANDELVNRRARTLVRAMRNYLEFLTHTKGLSTSVLPVGDGVAITKIDLKELEIEPERK; encoded by the coding sequence ATGACGGGTATTTGCGAACCATATATAGTAGATTATCTAAGGGGTCTTTATTCAGATCAAGACCCCTTTTTATTGAGTTTAGAGGAGTATGCAGCCAGGTATGAAGTCCCAATAATAGAAAGGGAATCATTAGCACTTCTTGAACTGATGGTTAATTTAAAAAATCCAAAGAGGATTCTCGAGATTGGAACAGCTATCGGATATTCTACAATTGCAATGGCTAAGATTTCATCTAATGTGATTATTGATACCATAGATATTGACGAAGAGAACCTTAGTGTGGCTCAACTAAATATAGCAGAAGCCGGATATGATAATAGAATATTTCTGCATTATGGAGATGCAAGTGATGTATTAGATAATTTAAAAGAAAAATATGATATGGTATTTATAGATGCAGCTAAAAGTCACTACAGGGAGTATTTTGATAAATGTTTAAATCTGGTCAATGATAATGCACTTATCATTTCTGACAATGTACTATTTAAAGGCCTTATAGCAAATGATGAACTGGTCAATAGAAGAGCTAGAACTCTAGTAAGAGCTATGAGAAATTATTTGGAATTTTTAACTCATACCAAAGGCCTAAGCACTTCTGTATTACCGGTAGGTGACGGAGTGGCAATAACTAAGATAGATTTAAAAGAATTGGAAATTGAACCGGAAAGGAAATAA
- a CDS encoding Fur family transcriptional regulator, with product MDFKLAKEIMQSAGYKATGQRKLVFEILERYNEEHLTPEEIHKYVKKENENIGIATVYRTLLLFDNLGIVQKLNIDDSGARYELVEELEGHHHHHLICSKCSGVEEVRVDLLDEVEKKIEESHGFKIENHELKFYGICKNCNEEGEICE from the coding sequence ATGGATTTTAAATTAGCAAAAGAGATAATGCAAAGTGCAGGATACAAAGCTACAGGACAACGAAAACTGGTATTTGAAATACTGGAGCGTTACAATGAAGAACACTTAACACCGGAAGAGATCCACAAGTATGTCAAAAAGGAAAATGAGAATATTGGGATTGCGACAGTGTATAGGACCTTATTATTATTCGACAATCTTGGTATTGTACAAAAATTAAATATTGATGATAGTGGTGCTAGATATGAACTGGTTGAAGAACTTGAAGGACATCACCACCACCATTTAATCTGCTCAAAATGTTCAGGAGTTGAAGAAGTTAGAGTGGATTTACTGGATGAAGTAGAGAAAAAAATTGAAGAAAGTCATGGTTTCAAAATAGAAAATCATGAATTAAAGTTTTATGGTATTTGTAAGAATTGCAACGAAGAAGGAGAAATTTGTGAGTAA
- the ruvX gene encoding Holliday junction resolvase RuvX produces MKRVAGLDVGDKTIGIAISDPMRIIAQGLTTLRRTKLDDDLDVVLKILLEHDVELIVVGMPKNMNDTIGPQAQRVMNFANRLRDKSGIELIYQDERLTTVSANKVLIESKVRRENRKKYVDKIAATYILQTYLDRS; encoded by the coding sequence ATGAAAAGAGTTGCAGGTTTGGATGTAGGTGATAAAACAATAGGAATAGCCATTAGTGATCCAATGAGGATTATTGCTCAAGGACTAACCACGCTTAGAAGAACTAAGCTTGACGATGATTTAGATGTGGTTTTAAAAATACTTTTAGAGCATGATGTTGAATTAATCGTAGTCGGAATGCCTAAAAACATGAATGATACCATTGGACCGCAAGCACAAAGGGTTATGAATTTTGCCAACAGATTGAGAGATAAATCCGGTATAGAGTTAATATACCAAGATGAACGTTTAACAACTGTTTCGGCAAATAAAGTTTTAATAGAATCCAAAGTACGTAGAGAAAATAGAAAAAAATATGTCGACAAGATAGCTGCGACTTATATTTTACAGACATATTTAGATAGGAGTTAA
- the nifU gene encoding Fe-S cluster assembly scaffold protein NifU, translating to MYSEKVMEHFRNPRNVGEIENPSGVGEVGNAKCGDIMKMYLKINEDDIIEDVKFKTFGCGSAIASSSMATELIKGKSVSEAMQLTNKAVASALDGLPPVKMHCSVLAEQAIKAALWDYSNKTGKHIEGLEDFDPDDDGHDHMEEED from the coding sequence ATGTATTCTGAAAAAGTAATGGAACATTTTAGAAATCCAAGAAATGTTGGAGAAATTGAAAATCCAAGTGGTGTAGGCGAAGTTGGAAATGCAAAATGTGGAGATATAATGAAAATGTATCTCAAAATAAACGAAGACGATATAATTGAAGATGTAAAGTTTAAAACTTTCGGTTGTGGTTCAGCAATAGCATCTTCAAGTATGGCTACTGAGTTAATTAAAGGTAAATCAGTAAGTGAGGCGATGCAGTTAACAAATAAAGCCGTAGCTTCAGCACTTGACGGACTTCCACCTGTTAAAATGCACTGTTCTGTATTGGCTGAACAAGCCATAAAGGCTGCCTTATGGGATTATTCTAATAAGACAGGTAAGCATATAGAAGGCTTAGAAGATTTTGATCCGGATGATGATGGACATGATCATATGGAGGAAGAAGATTAG
- a CDS encoding AI-2E family transporter, whose protein sequence is MGQLSINNVISILVVVLLLTIIYYLINIGNKYVKPSNMIVLTRVNVMRTVLALASIIIIFIVFRNYPIIPTTLVTIILAITVAYIINPLVVYFEKKGFKRIVSLIIVYVLIIGLFAILLGIVIPKTVNELKNLIQALPNIVDQTQEQILKFTDSLFKDNAILKDNKLLDDIGENFDKNFKEFISKIQTSFFAWLSNLADRAPNYFSSMLRIILVPVVSFYILLDKEKLIGKTKDAIPQKYKKETLSLFRDIDDTLTEFVRGRLLMAVFVGILTGVVLLILKVDFAIVVGIVTAVADIVPYIGPFIGFLPAVILASIQSPMKGVWVAIIFVLIQWAENNIIGPKILGESVGLHPLVILLSLIIGGGVAGVPGMIFSVPILATLKVVFKHIGPIIKENILKLIRD, encoded by the coding sequence ATGGGACAACTTTCAATAAATAATGTAATATCGATTTTGGTAGTAGTCTTACTACTTACTATAATATATTATTTGATAAATATAGGAAATAAATATGTAAAACCTAGCAATATGATTGTTTTAACAAGAGTTAATGTCATGAGAACCGTTTTGGCATTGGCATCGATTATTATAATTTTTATTGTATTTAGAAATTATCCAATAATTCCTACCACACTGGTTACAATAATTCTTGCGATTACAGTGGCGTATATAATTAATCCATTGGTAGTTTATTTTGAGAAAAAGGGATTTAAGAGAATAGTTTCACTGATTATAGTATATGTGCTTATAATTGGACTATTCGCAATCTTGCTTGGCATCGTAATTCCAAAGACTGTTAATGAGTTAAAAAATCTTATACAGGCACTTCCTAATATAGTGGATCAAACTCAAGAACAAATCCTAAAGTTTACAGATAGTCTTTTTAAAGACAATGCAATTCTTAAGGATAATAAACTTTTGGATGATATTGGTGAGAATTTTGACAAGAATTTTAAAGAGTTTATTTCAAAGATACAAACTTCTTTCTTTGCATGGTTATCAAATTTAGCTGATAGGGCACCAAATTATTTTTCATCAATGTTAAGAATTATCTTGGTTCCTGTGGTGAGTTTTTATATTTTACTTGATAAGGAAAAACTGATTGGAAAGACTAAAGATGCTATACCACAAAAATACAAAAAAGAAACTCTTTCACTTTTTAGAGATATCGATGATACTTTAACAGAGTTTGTAAGAGGAAGATTGTTGATGGCAGTTTTTGTCGGTATCTTGACCGGGGTTGTACTTTTAATACTCAAGGTCGATTTTGCGATCGTAGTCGGAATAGTAACTGCTGTGGCTGATATTGTTCCATATATAGGTCCTTTTATAGGATTCTTACCGGCAGTAATACTGGCCTCGATACAAAGTCCTATGAAGGGTGTATGGGTTGCGATTATCTTTGTTTTGATACAATGGGCTGAAAACAATATAATAGGTCCTAAGATACTGGGAGAATCGGTAGGACTTCATCCTTTGGTGATTTTGCTATCATTAATAATAGGTGGTGGAGTAGCAGGTGTACCGGGAATGATTTTTTCAGTACCGATACTGGCCACTCTAAAGGTGGTATTTAAACATATCGGTCCAATTATAAAAGAAAATATTTTAAAATTAATACGAGATTGA
- a CDS encoding DUF1292 domain-containing protein encodes MNKIELIDESGKIEEFQVIDTFGMDDNDYAVLMPVEDHDDTTMILRIEYGADGELVLVSIDDDNEFEDAVEVYEELKNEKLQ; translated from the coding sequence ATGAACAAAATTGAATTAATTGACGAATCCGGCAAAATAGAAGAGTTTCAAGTTATTGATACCTTCGGAATGGATGATAATGACTATGCTGTACTAATGCCGGTTGAGGACCACGACGACACAACCATGATATTGAGGATTGAGTACGGTGCGGATGGTGAACTGGTCTTGGTAAGTATAGATGATGACAATGAATTTGAAGATGCAGTTGAAGTTTATGAAGAATTGAAAAATGAGAAACTTCAGTAA
- a CDS encoding U32 family peptidase, whose product MKKVELLAPAGDLLKLKTAIEYGADAVYLAGKNFGLRTASKNFTDDQIKEATEYCHSRGKKIYITMNIIPHNSDLVGIGEYVRTLEEIGVDAVIVSDAGMVSIIRRITKTLPIHLSTQASVTNYETVNFWYDYGLRRVILARELSLDEISEIKQNIPDDMELEMFVHGAMCISYSGRCLLSNYMVGRDANLGDCAHACRWKYSLVEEKRPGEYFPISEDESGAFILNSKDLCLLDGLDRVLKTGVDSIKIEGRVKSQYYVATVVRSYRMAVDAYYENRLTPELAQSLITEIRKASHRDFTSGFTYEQPDENAQIYGSSSYIRNYDFVGVVLDYDIESKMATVEQRNKIEVGDKLEIFGPNIEHFDYEVVEMKDKNGKDIESAPHAQQIIKLKIDHEVKPWYMIRKPI is encoded by the coding sequence TTGAAAAAAGTAGAATTATTGGCTCCTGCAGGAGATTTGTTAAAACTTAAAACGGCGATAGAATACGGCGCCGATGCAGTTTATTTAGCGGGAAAAAACTTTGGTCTTAGAACTGCATCTAAAAACTTCACTGATGATCAGATAAAAGAAGCAACCGAGTATTGTCATAGCAGAGGAAAGAAGATATATATCACTATGAATATAATTCCCCATAATTCCGATTTGGTGGGTATTGGGGAATATGTAAGAACGCTTGAAGAAATCGGAGTAGATGCAGTTATAGTCTCAGATGCGGGTATGGTATCGATTATTAGAAGAATTACCAAGACTCTGCCGATTCATTTAAGTACACAGGCAAGTGTAACAAATTATGAAACTGTAAACTTTTGGTATGATTATGGTTTAAGACGTGTGATACTCGCAAGAGAATTATCACTTGACGAGATAAGCGAAATAAAACAAAATATACCGGATGATATGGAATTAGAAATGTTTGTACATGGGGCAATGTGTATATCTTATTCCGGTAGATGTCTATTGAGTAATTATATGGTAGGTAGAGATGCTAACCTTGGAGATTGTGCGCATGCTTGTAGATGGAAATACAGTCTGGTAGAAGAAAAAAGACCTGGTGAGTATTTTCCGATTTCGGAGGATGAAAGCGGAGCCTTTATACTAAACTCAAAAGACCTATGTCTACTGGACGGTTTAGATAGAGTCCTCAAAACAGGTGTGGACAGCATTAAAATAGAAGGTAGGGTTAAGAGTCAATACTATGTTGCAACGGTCGTAAGGTCGTATAGAATGGCTGTAGATGCATACTATGAGAACAGACTTACTCCGGAACTTGCTCAGAGTTTAATTACTGAAATAAGAAAAGCTTCTCATAGAGATTTCACAAGCGGGTTTACTTATGAACAGCCCGATGAGAATGCACAGATTTACGGATCTTCATCCTATATAAGGAATTATGACTTTGTAGGTGTCGTATTGGATTATGATATTGAATCCAAGATGGCAACTGTCGAACAGAGAAATAAAATTGAAGTCGGAGATAAATTAGAAATCTTTGGACCGAATATAGAGCATTTTGATTACGAAGTAGTAGAGATGAAAGATAAAAATGGCAAGGACATAGAATCTGCACCTCATGCACAACAGATTATTAAACTAAAAATAGATCATGAGGTCAAACCATGGTATATGATAAGAAAGCCAATCTAA
- a CDS encoding IreB family regulatory phosphoprotein — MNDKFNETMKFEAPKEKSVIISGIIKSVYEALEKKGYDPKNQIIGYILSGDPTYITSHENARNMIRQIDRDELLDELLDCYLEARVK; from the coding sequence GTGAACGATAAATTTAACGAAACTATGAAATTTGAAGCGCCAAAGGAAAAATCAGTCATAATTTCCGGCATCATTAAGTCTGTTTATGAAGCGTTGGAAAAAAAGGGATACGACCCTAAGAATCAAATTATCGGGTACATTTTATCAGGTGATCCGACATATATTACCAGTCATGAAAATGCAAGAAATATGATTAGACAAATCGATAGAGATGAGCTGCTGGATGAACTTTTAGATTGTTATCTGGAAGCTAGAGTAAAATAA
- the alaS gene encoding alanine--tRNA ligase, which translates to MRKLGMNELRTEFLEFFKEKNHNILESFSLVPVNDDSLLLINAGMAPLKDYFTGIKKMPRNRAASSQKCIRTADIDMVGKTARHGTFFEMLGNFSFGDYFKKEAIAWAWEFMTKVMEIDPEILWVSVYEEDDEAFDIWHNEIGVPKDRIVRLGKEDNFWELEVGPCGPCSEIYVDRGEKYGCGDLDCKPGCECDRFMEVWNLVFTQFNKDENGVYHPLEHPNIDTGMGLERLALVSEDVNNIFEVGVIRNIISTIEELSGKEYNKDERVDESIRVISDHVRAIVFLVSDGVVPSNEGRGYVLRRLIRRAIRHGRLIGINDEFVTKVAKPVIDSYKGNYPEIERDQERIFKIIIAEEDKFRETIIQGLERLNSLIEMYDKKALKTIDGKEVFRLYDTYGFPPDLTKEIASENQLEIDETGFHEMMKEQRMRSRESRQDDGGFHSSEIIIETELKNTEFTGYNNMMEQASILEIYKDGVMVESLSEGDQGAIITDKTCFYAESGGQVGDIGTINTTGGKAKVLDTQKNASGAVIHYVEVMEGIIRSNESAGLLVDEDARKATMKNHSATHLLHKALRKVLGEHVNQAGSLVDKNRLRFDFSHYEAISKDQLMEIERIVNELIENNLKVTFNEMSLVDANKMGAIGLFEDKYKDIVRVVAMGEQSIELCGGTHVNQTSEIQMFKILSESGIAAGVRRIEAITGHNVYNYLNNLQNNLEIIAVNLKSNLNDVVKRSQHIVEELKEKEKQIEKIKLSLKSSSIDDILKGVAEVQGIKILTHKFDDVDMDTLKKLGDQIRDKIGSAVVVLASQMDGKVTFLATVTKDLVKEGINAGNIVREVSKIAGGNGGGRPDFATAGGKDVSKIGEALNTVIKLIEMGINK; encoded by the coding sequence ATGAGAAAATTAGGAATGAACGAACTAAGAACAGAGTTCTTAGAATTTTTTAAAGAGAAAAATCATAATATTTTAGAGAGTTTTTCATTAGTACCTGTCAATGATGACAGTTTACTTTTAATAAATGCCGGAATGGCTCCTCTTAAAGATTATTTTACAGGTATTAAAAAGATGCCTAGAAACAGAGCTGCATCGAGCCAAAAATGTATTAGAACTGCTGATATTGATATGGTAGGAAAGACAGCAAGACATGGCACATTTTTTGAAATGCTTGGAAACTTTTCTTTTGGAGATTATTTTAAGAAGGAAGCTATAGCATGGGCATGGGAGTTTATGACCAAAGTTATGGAGATAGATCCTGAGATACTGTGGGTGTCCGTATATGAAGAAGATGATGAAGCTTTTGATATCTGGCACAATGAAATTGGAGTTCCAAAGGATAGAATTGTAAGACTTGGCAAAGAAGACAATTTTTGGGAGCTTGAAGTTGGACCATGCGGACCATGTTCTGAGATATATGTAGATAGAGGCGAAAAATACGGTTGTGGGGACCTTGATTGTAAGCCAGGTTGTGAATGTGACAGATTTATGGAAGTTTGGAATCTGGTATTTACTCAGTTTAACAAAGACGAAAACGGGGTTTATCATCCATTAGAGCATCCGAATATTGATACGGGTATGGGGCTGGAAAGACTTGCCCTTGTAAGCGAAGATGTAAACAATATTTTTGAAGTTGGAGTAATTAGGAATATTATCTCAACAATAGAGGAGCTTAGCGGAAAAGAGTACAATAAAGATGAAAGAGTTGATGAGTCAATCAGGGTTATAAGTGACCATGTAAGAGCTATAGTATTCTTAGTTTCAGACGGTGTCGTTCCAAGTAATGAAGGTAGAGGTTATGTACTTAGAAGACTTATAAGAAGAGCAATAAGACATGGAAGGTTAATCGGTATTAATGACGAGTTTGTTACTAAAGTTGCAAAACCGGTTATCGACTCATATAAAGGCAATTATCCTGAAATCGAAAGAGATCAAGAGAGAATTTTCAAAATCATCATTGCTGAAGAAGATAAGTTTAGAGAAACTATAATCCAAGGTTTAGAGAGATTAAATAGTCTTATTGAAATGTACGACAAAAAAGCTCTAAAGACCATCGATGGTAAAGAAGTATTCAGACTTTATGACACTTACGGATTCCCACCTGATTTAACTAAGGAAATAGCTTCTGAAAACCAACTTGAAATCGATGAAACGGGATTCCATGAGATGATGAAAGAACAGAGAATGAGATCCAGAGAATCCAGACAGGACGACGGCGGTTTCCACTCTTCTGAAATCATTATCGAAACAGAACTTAAGAATACCGAGTTTACAGGTTACAATAATATGATGGAACAAGCATCCATTCTTGAAATCTACAAAGACGGAGTTATGGTAGAGTCTCTTTCTGAGGGAGATCAAGGGGCAATAATCACCGATAAAACCTGTTTTTATGCAGAGAGTGGTGGTCAAGTAGGCGATATAGGTACTATCAATACAACCGGTGGTAAAGCAAAAGTACTTGATACACAAAAAAATGCGAGCGGTGCTGTAATTCATTATGTTGAAGTAATGGAAGGAATTATAAGATCAAATGAATCTGCAGGACTATTGGTAGATGAAGATGCCAGAAAAGCAACCATGAAAAATCATAGTGCCACTCATTTATTACACAAGGCGCTTAGAAAAGTACTTGGAGAGCATGTCAATCAGGCAGGATCACTGGTTGATAAAAACAGACTTAGATTCGATTTCTCTCATTATGAAGCAATTTCTAAAGATCAATTAATGGAAATCGAGAGAATAGTAAATGAGTTAATAGAGAACAATCTAAAGGTTACTTTTAACGAAATGAGTTTGGTCGATGCAAATAAGATGGGGGCAATAGGACTATTCGAAGACAAATACAAGGACATTGTAAGAGTAGTTGCGATGGGTGAACAGTCCATAGAGCTTTGCGGTGGAACCCATGTTAATCAAACATCTGAAATCCAAATGTTTAAGATTTTATCTGAATCCGGTATTGCTGCGGGTGTAAGAAGAATTGAGGCAATAACAGGTCATAATGTATACAATTATTTAAATAATTTGCAAAATAATCTTGAGATTATTGCCGTAAATTTAAAATCGAACTTAAATGATGTGGTTAAGAGAAGCCAGCATATAGTCGAGGAGTTAAAAGAAAAAGAAAAACAGATAGAAAAAATTAAACTTAGCTTAAAATCTTCATCTATTGATGATATACTTAAAGGAGTAGCTGAAGTTCAAGGTATTAAAATCTTAACTCATAAATTCGATGATGTGGATATGGATACGCTGAAAAAACTTGGAGATCAGATTAGAGATAAAATAGGCTCTGCTGTAGTTGTACTTGCAAGTCAAATGGATGGAAAGGTAACATTTTTAGCGACTGTTACTAAGGATTTAGTTAAAGAGGGAATTAATGCCGGTAATATAGTAAGAGAAGTTTCTAAGATAGCAGGCGGTAATGGAGGCGGAAGACCGGATTTCGCTACTGCCGGTGGTAAAGATGTATCTAAAATAGGAGAAGCATTAAATACTGTTATCAAATTAATAGAAATGGGTATAAACAAGTAA
- a CDS encoding aldo/keto reductase: MEYIKLGSTDIVVSKLCFGSLTITPFQGNLSIEDGSKLIKYAYDKGVNFIDTAELYDNYNYINKALKLIGRQNYIIATKTYAYDAEGARKSLENALRELETDYIDIFLLHEQESVHTIKGHYEAIEYFEKQKQKGIIRAIGISTHKISGVHGFNMYDNLDIIHPMINYTGLGILDGTRDEMLDAIDIAHKRGKGIYAMKVLGGGHHIPEVEKAVNFIRNIEAIDSYAIGMQSEDEVDCNIILVGTGKYPERFRDSLSKVKRRLIVADYCRGCSKCVEMCRHNGIELINGHAYVTKNCILCGYCANYCPDFCIKVI, from the coding sequence ATGGAATATATTAAATTGGGCAGTACTGATATCGTTGTTTCTAAGCTTTGTTTTGGTTCCCTTACGATTACTCCTTTCCAAGGGAATCTTTCCATTGAAGATGGTTCAAAGCTTATTAAGTATGCTTATGACAAGGGTGTAAACTTTATCGATACTGCAGAACTATACGATAATTATAATTACATAAATAAGGCTTTAAAACTAATTGGAAGACAAAATTATATCATAGCTACTAAGACATATGCCTATGATGCCGAAGGAGCTCGCAAGAGTCTTGAAAATGCACTTAGGGAACTTGAAACTGATTACATAGATATATTTTTGTTACATGAACAGGAGTCTGTTCATACCATAAAAGGGCATTATGAAGCCATTGAGTATTTTGAAAAACAAAAACAAAAAGGGATTATCAGAGCTATAGGAATATCAACTCACAAAATAAGTGGAGTTCACGGATTCAATATGTATGATAATCTCGATATCATACATCCTATGATAAACTATACCGGATTGGGGATACTTGACGGGACCAGAGATGAAATGCTCGATGCCATAGATATCGCACATAAAAGAGGAAAAGGGATCTATGCAATGAAGGTTCTAGGAGGTGGCCACCATATTCCGGAAGTAGAAAAAGCTGTCAATTTTATTAGGAATATCGAAGCAATCGACTCCTATGCTATTGGCATGCAATCTGAAGATGAAGTAGACTGTAATATTATTTTAGTAGGTACAGGTAAATACCCCGAGAGGTTTAGAGACTCTTTAAGTAAAGTAAAAAGGCGTCTAATAGTTGCGGATTATTGTCGGGGTTGCTCAAAATGTGTCGAGATGTGTAGACATAATGGAATAGAGCTTATAAATGGACATGCATATGTAACAAAAAATTGTATTCTATGTGGTTATTGTGCTAATTATTGTCCTGATTTTTGCATTAAAGTAATTTAG
- a CDS encoding ribonuclease J translates to MSKKSKEKLKIIPLGGLAEIGKNMTVVEYGNDIIIVDCGLTFPDEDMLGIDIVIPDISYLEKNTKKIKGLIITHGHEDHIGAIPYVLKKLNIPVYGTRLTLGLLKNKFQEHKLNTDCLNEIHAGTPFKLGVFKIEPVQASHSIPDSVSFAIDTPVGMVIFTGDFKIDYTPIDGDLMDLPRLATLGDKGVLALLADSTNIEREGYSMSERHVGETFKDIFARAESRIVVATFASNLHRVQQVISASEYFGKKVAISGRSMVNTIGVALELGYLNVKDGTIIDINNVNKYPGDQVVILTTGSQGEPMSALSRMANGDHRQVHLVPEDTVVISASPIPGNEKTVFNVLNKLTEIGVKVIYQALADVHVSGHAFKEELKLIHTLVRPKYFIPVHGEQRHLKLHAKLAVELGMEEKNIALGANGTIFELDDRGINIAGTVQAGNVLVDGLGVGDVGNIVLRDRKHLSEDGLLVVVITIDKQDKSVIAGPDIISRGFVYVKESTDLMDDAKKVVEKTLEKCGDKNITDWGTLKYNIRDALKGFLYHEIKRNPMILPIIMEV, encoded by the coding sequence GTGAGTAAAAAAAGTAAAGAAAAGTTAAAAATAATTCCCTTGGGAGGATTAGCTGAAATAGGGAAAAACATGACCGTGGTTGAATACGGTAATGATATAATAATAGTCGATTGTGGATTGACATTCCCTGATGAAGACATGTTGGGGATAGATATAGTAATTCCGGATATTAGTTATCTGGAAAAAAATACGAAGAAAATAAAAGGGCTGATAATTACGCATGGTCATGAGGACCATATTGGAGCTATACCCTATGTATTAAAGAAATTGAATATACCCGTATACGGTACCAGACTGACACTTGGTTTATTAAAGAATAAGTTTCAGGAGCATAAACTGAATACAGATTGTTTAAATGAGATTCATGCAGGCACTCCATTTAAACTAGGTGTTTTTAAAATTGAACCGGTTCAAGCGTCACATTCTATACCGGACAGCGTATCTTTTGCAATAGATACACCGGTAGGTATGGTAATTTTTACGGGAGATTTTAAGATTGATTATACTCCAATTGACGGAGATTTAATGGATCTGCCAAGACTGGCCACACTAGGTGATAAAGGTGTATTGGCACTGCTGGCAGACAGTACAAATATTGAAAGAGAAGGATACTCCATGAGTGAAAGACATGTTGGAGAAACTTTTAAAGATATATTTGCGAGAGCTGAGTCTAGAATAGTTGTAGCAACATTCGCTTCAAACCTTCATAGAGTTCAGCAGGTAATCTCGGCATCCGAGTATTTTGGAAAAAAAGTAGCTATTTCAGGAAGATCTATGGTAAACACCATTGGAGTTGCACTGGAACTCGGTTATTTAAATGTAAAAGACGGAACTATTATAGATATTAATAATGTAAATAAATATCCGGGAGATCAGGTGGTAATACTGACTACAGGCAGTCAAGGAGAACCAATGTCAGCATTGTCACGAATGGCAAATGGAGATCATAGACAGGTTCATCTCGTACCTGAAGATACTGTTGTAATATCAGCATCACCAATACCGGGAAATGAAAAAACAGTTTTTAATGTATTAAACAAACTTACTGAAATCGGGGTTAAAGTAATATATCAAGCCTTGGCTGATGTACACGTATCCGGTCACGCATTTAAAGAAGAATTAAAGTTAATACACACACTTGTAAGACCTAAATACTTCATACCGGTTCATGGAGAACAAAGACATCTAAAACTGCATGCTAAGCTTGCTGTAGAGCTTGGTATGGAGGAAAAGAATATTGCTCTTGGAGCTAATGGTACGATTTTTGAATTGGATGACAGGGGCATTAATATTGCAGGAACAGTACAGGCAGGCAATGTACTTGTAGATGGACTTGGCGTAGGAGATGTTGGGAATATCGTCTTAAGAGACAGAAAACATCTATCTGAAGATGGTCTTTTAGTCGTCGTCATCACCATAGATAAACAGGATAAGTCTGTAATAGCAGGTCCTGACATAATCTCAAGAGGATTTGTGTATGTAAAAGAATCAACAGATCTAATGGACGATGCTAAAAAAGTAGTAGAGAAAACACTGGAAAAATGTGGAGATAAAAATATAACGGATTGGGGAACTTTAAAATACAATATACGAGATGCACTGAAAGGGTTCCTATATCATGAAATAAAGAGAAATCCAATGATTTTACCAATAATCATGGAAGTTTAA